CGACAGGGTCAGGCTGAGCCGGTTGGGTAGGTTGCCCCTGCTGAAAAGTTCGGAGTGCTCCACTCGCTGGCGGGTAAGTTCTTCGTGGGTTGGCTTGGTCGAAGAAATCATGGCTTTATATTCCTATCTGCTTGTTTCCATGCCTTGTAGAAGACACCGATTTAATTAGGGTTGGCGCAGCGCCTGCCTGGCCAGCAGTAGTGCAGCCAGGCTTTTTCCATCCATCAGTTCTCCCTGGGCTGCCATCTCGTAGGCTTTCTCAGCCGGGATGGTTTCAAGGGTCAGGAATTCGTCCTGGTCTCCAGGTAGCGGGTCTGGGGAGAGCCCCGTGGCTAGATAGACGTACATATACTCTGTGGAGTATCCTGGTGCCAGGAAGAACTCTCCCAGCTTCACCAGGTTCTCTGCCGCAAAGCCCGTCTCCTCGCGGATCTCCCGCCGGGCACACACTTCCGGCGGTTCCCCTGCACCCAGCGTGCCGGCTGGCAGCTCGAGCAGCTCCTTACCGGTGGCATGCCGGTATTGCCGAACGAACAGGATCCTACCGGCCGCGTCCACTGGCAGGATGGTGACAGCCCCTGGATGTTCAATAATATCCAGGGGCGTGCTGTACTG
This window of the Anaerolineales bacterium genome carries:
- a CDS encoding ADP-ribose pyrophosphatase, whose translation is MIVETLNQETVYRGRAFNVRRDQVRFPNQYSTPLDIIEHPGAVTILPVDAAGRILFVRQYRHATGKELLELPAGTLGAGEPPEVCARREIREETGFAAENLVKLGEFFLAPGYSTEYMYVYLATGLSPDPLPGDQDEFLTLETIPAEKAYEMAAQGELMDGKSLAALLLARQALRQP